In the Prochlorococcus sp. MIT 1307 genome, one interval contains:
- a CDS encoding HEAT repeat domain-containing protein, with protein MHAKAKGLSMAFHEDSIWEKLNQSRRVPLEPCWLGKVYSLNLQADLRFAITEQLGLLSNKGWPVLELLIKKAGAQPELISAAGLCHQTEAKTWLLKLLKEEKQLKLPVLQALTCWGGELPIMLLRNVLSEKSQPLLLAGLELLKFKVHQLSDDLLLDLIQKPLKDFRDPVVLSTIRVLQRRNSTAVNSQIAEIAKNGSEATARAAILALSCIATSHSLATLSNLLNELPQGPLKEMAQKQLQLQLQ; from the coding sequence GTGCACGCTAAGGCCAAAGGACTATCTATGGCGTTCCATGAAGACTCAATCTGGGAAAAACTCAACCAATCCCGCAGGGTTCCCCTCGAGCCTTGCTGGTTGGGTAAGGTTTATTCACTCAATCTTCAGGCAGACCTTCGCTTTGCGATCACTGAGCAACTCGGATTACTAAGCAATAAAGGTTGGCCAGTTTTAGAGTTGCTAATCAAAAAAGCAGGGGCTCAGCCAGAGTTAATTAGTGCAGCAGGACTTTGTCATCAAACTGAGGCAAAAACTTGGTTGCTAAAGCTACTCAAAGAAGAGAAGCAACTCAAGCTGCCAGTTCTGCAAGCACTTACCTGCTGGGGAGGTGAGCTTCCAATCATGCTCCTTAGAAATGTCTTAAGCGAAAAATCCCAACCCCTTCTCTTGGCAGGCTTGGAATTACTCAAATTCAAAGTTCATCAACTCAGTGATGATCTTCTTCTTGATCTTATTCAGAAACCATTAAAAGATTTTCGCGATCCAGTTGTGTTATCAACCATTAGGGTTTTACAACGACGCAATAGTACCGCCGTCAACTCACAAATTGCAGAAATTGCTAAGAACGGATCAGAAGCAACAGCTCGTGCAGCAATCCTTGCCCTCAGTTGTATAGCCACTTCCCATAGCCTTGCAACCCTGTCAAATCTTCTCAATGAGCTCCCCCAAGGGCCCCTAAAAGAGATGGCCCAAAAGCAACTGCAACTGCAACTGCAATAA